In Hallerella succinigenes, the following are encoded in one genomic region:
- a CDS encoding 30S ribosomal protein S1, which yields MSTKLKFGTDADLQEILEAEKELGSIGTNEAAEAYAGMEGLEAGKVVTGKISQVNDQEVLVDVNFKSEGVISRNEFKEGEIPEVGSEIEVFIEKLEDDDGRLVLSKQKADFVRVWERIHQAFENNEIVRGTLTKRIKGGVVVDLFGIDAFLPGSQIDLRQIPDINALIGQDFDLKVIKVNKARRNIVVSRRVVLEEQRNSQRDKVLDTLDKGQVRKGIVKNITDFGAFIDLGGVDGLLHITDMSYKRISHPSEIVKLGDEVEVMVLDFNDKKERISLGMKQLKPHPWKDVAARYPEGMVVKGKVVSITDYGAFVELEDGIEGLIHVSEMSWTQHVKHPSKILAVGQEVEAVVLKVEEEQERISLGLKQLEEDPWEHIDDELPPGARVVGEIRNLASFGAFVEIKDGVDGLIHVSDMSWTKKINHPSEMVKKGDKVECVVLAVDKEKRRISLSMKHLTEDPWDSVEKAFPVDSEVKGKIVRLLDRGVVVELPNGLEGFIPVSKLTAEYIKVPADAFKVGDEVPAAVTEIDQNNRKIYLSVVDYFKNRESAELKAWMDSHKPGENGTTIAEAVAPAKKSKKSEEEA from the coding sequence ATGTCTACAAAACTCAAATTCGGTACAGACGCAGACCTCCAAGAAATTCTCGAAGCTGAAAAGGAACTCGGTTCCATCGGCACGAACGAAGCCGCAGAAGCTTATGCTGGTATGGAAGGCCTCGAAGCGGGCAAGGTTGTCACCGGCAAGATCAGCCAGGTGAACGATCAGGAAGTGCTCGTCGACGTGAACTTCAAGTCCGAAGGCGTTATCTCTCGCAACGAATTCAAGGAAGGCGAAATTCCTGAAGTCGGTTCCGAAATCGAAGTTTTCATCGAAAAGCTCGAAGACGACGACGGCCGTCTCGTTCTCTCCAAGCAGAAGGCCGACTTCGTGCGCGTTTGGGAACGTATTCACCAGGCTTTCGAAAACAATGAAATTGTTCGCGGTACGCTCACGAAGCGTATCAAGGGCGGCGTGGTTGTAGACCTCTTCGGTATCGACGCCTTCCTTCCGGGCTCCCAGATCGACCTCCGTCAGATCCCGGACATCAACGCCCTCATCGGTCAGGATTTTGACCTCAAGGTTATCAAGGTCAACAAGGCTCGTAGGAACATCGTCGTGTCTCGCCGCGTCGTTCTCGAAGAACAGCGCAACAGTCAGCGCGACAAGGTCCTTGACACTCTCGACAAGGGTCAGGTCCGCAAGGGTATCGTCAAGAATATCACCGACTTCGGTGCATTCATTGACCTCGGCGGCGTAGACGGTCTCCTCCACATCACCGACATGAGCTACAAGCGTATCAGCCATCCGTCTGAAATCGTCAAGCTCGGCGATGAAGTGGAAGTTATGGTTCTCGACTTCAACGACAAGAAGGAACGTATCTCTCTCGGCATGAAGCAGCTTAAGCCGCATCCGTGGAAGGACGTTGCCGCCCGTTATCCGGAAGGCATGGTCGTGAAGGGTAAGGTCGTTTCCATCACCGATTACGGTGCATTCGTCGAACTCGAAGATGGCATCGAAGGCCTCATCCACGTTTCCGAAATGTCCTGGACTCAGCACGTGAAGCACCCGTCCAAGATTCTCGCCGTTGGCCAGGAAGTGGAAGCTGTCGTGCTCAAGGTCGAAGAAGAACAGGAACGCATCTCTCTCGGCTTGAAGCAGCTCGAAGAAGATCCGTGGGAACACATCGATGACGAACTTCCTCCGGGCGCACGCGTCGTGGGCGAAATCCGTAACCTCGCTTCCTTCGGCGCATTCGTCGAAATCAAGGACGGCGTTGACGGCCTTATCCACGTTTCCGATATGTCCTGGACGAAGAAGATCAATCACCCGTCCGAAATGGTCAAGAAGGGTGACAAGGTCGAATGCGTCGTTCTCGCAGTCGATAAGGAAAAGCGTCGCATTTCCCTCTCCATGAAGCACCTCACCGAAGACCCGTGGGATTCCGTCGAAAAGGCTTTCCCGGTTGACTCCGAAGTGAAGGGCAAGATCGTTCGTCTCCTCGACCGTGGTGTCGTGGTGGAACTCCCGAACGGTCTCGAAGGCTTCATCCCGGTCTCCAAGCTCACTGCCGAATACATCAAGGTTCCGGCAGACGCTTTCAAGGTCGGCGACGAAGTTCCGGCTGCTGTGACGGAAATCGACCAGAACAACCGCAAGATCTATCTCTCTGTGGTGGACTACTTCAAGAACCGTGAATCCGCTGAGCTCAAGGCTTGGATGGATTCCCACAAGCCGGGCGAAAACGGTACTACCATCGCTGAAGCTGTTGCTCCGGCTAAGAAGTCCAAGAAGTCTGAAGAAGAAGCCTAA
- the cmk gene encoding (d)CMP kinase, translated as MNTKKHIIIAIDGPSGTGKSTTAKIVAKDLGITYLDTGAMYRAITFAALEKGVAPTNKAGIDQLLQSTKIRFDNNNQIVINGINREKEIRGKQVSEAVSPYSAIPEVRSVLTQWQREIAGERSCILDGRDIGTVVFPNADFKFFLVTDLKVRAERRYQECLQKGIAMTLEEIEKNLAERDRIDSSRATAPLKKADDAIEIDTTQLSIEQQVKKIEDRVGVVA; from the coding sequence TTGAATACGAAAAAACATATCATTATCGCCATCGACGGTCCGAGCGGAACCGGCAAAAGCACAACTGCAAAGATCGTCGCAAAGGATCTCGGCATTACCTATTTGGATACCGGGGCCATGTACCGCGCCATTACGTTCGCGGCTCTCGAAAAGGGCGTTGCACCGACCAACAAGGCGGGCATCGACCAGCTCCTCCAGTCCACCAAGATTCGCTTTGACAACAATAACCAGATCGTCATCAACGGCATTAACCGTGAAAAGGAAATCCGCGGCAAGCAGGTTTCCGAAGCAGTTAGCCCGTACAGCGCGATCCCCGAGGTCAGGTCCGTCCTCACCCAGTGGCAGCGAGAAATCGCGGGCGAACGCAGTTGCATTCTCGACGGCCGTGACATCGGTACAGTCGTATTCCCCAACGCTGATTTTAAGTTCTTCCTCGTCACGGACCTGAAGGTTCGCGCTGAACGTCGCTACCAGGAATGCCTGCAGAAAGGCATTGCGATGACGCTCGAAGAAATCGAGAAGAATTTGGCAGAACGCGACCGGATCGATTCCAGCCGCGCAACCGCTCCGCTCAAAAAGGCGGACGATGCCATCGAAATTGACACTACACAACTCTCAATTGAACAACAGGTAAAGAAGATCGAAGACCGCGTAGGTGTAGTGGCGTAG
- a CDS encoding TraB/GumN family protein produces MSEICENTDIHRITRADGKEFILVGTAHISQESKDLVAKAISEVHPDTVCVELDEGRLKSLEDPDRWKKTDLRKIIREHQLGTLIANLVLGSYQKRMGLQTGVRPGAELYGAILNAREANIPTLLADRDIKVTLRRTWSCTPWYRKFSLIASLFASLFDKTEVSEEELRKIKSQDSLSTMMQEFGKTFPEVKTVLIDERDQYLASRIRNAPGNRVLAVVGAGHITGIRKIIEEDSSLPSEESLCEIKPPSSLFKIIGWTITAAIILSVVFVGFQSGLEKAGELTLNWFLFTGGGAMLGAIVAGAHPLAMLTALVMAPFTGLTPLIGVGFFVALVQVYMRPPRVSEFETVSVDIWKVSRWWRNRVTRVILCFLLPGFPAIIGKIIALVGIYKAF; encoded by the coding sequence ATGAGCGAAATCTGTGAAAATACCGATATTCATCGAATTACGCGTGCCGATGGCAAGGAATTCATCTTGGTCGGGACGGCGCACATTTCCCAGGAATCGAAGGATTTGGTCGCAAAAGCGATTTCGGAGGTGCATCCGGATACCGTTTGTGTGGAACTGGACGAAGGCCGTCTCAAGTCCCTTGAAGATCCGGATCGCTGGAAAAAGACCGATTTGCGCAAGATTATCCGTGAACACCAGCTCGGCACTCTGATCGCCAACCTCGTTCTCGGTTCTTATCAAAAGAGAATGGGTCTGCAGACAGGAGTCCGCCCGGGCGCGGAACTCTACGGCGCCATTCTGAATGCGCGAGAAGCAAACATTCCGACCCTTCTCGCTGATCGAGACATTAAGGTGACGCTCCGCCGTACCTGGAGCTGCACTCCGTGGTACCGCAAGTTTTCGCTAATCGCTTCGCTTTTTGCAAGCCTTTTCGATAAAACGGAAGTTTCGGAAGAAGAACTCCGCAAGATAAAGTCGCAGGATTCCCTTTCGACGATGATGCAGGAATTCGGCAAGACCTTCCCCGAAGTAAAGACCGTCTTGATTGATGAACGCGACCAGTACCTGGCGAGCCGAATTCGGAACGCTCCGGGTAATCGTGTACTTGCGGTCGTGGGCGCAGGCCATATTACGGGCATTCGGAAGATCATTGAAGAAGATAGTTCGTTGCCGTCCGAAGAATCCCTTTGTGAAATCAAGCCGCCCTCATCGTTGTTCAAGATTATCGGCTGGACGATTACCGCGGCGATCATCCTTTCGGTCGTGTTTGTGGGCTTCCAGTCCGGACTTGAAAAAGCGGGCGAGCTTACGCTCAACTGGTTCTTGTTCACGGGCGGTGGTGCGATGCTCGGTGCGATCGTTGCAGGCGCACATCCGCTTGCGATGCTCACCGCCTTGGTGATGGCGCCTTTTACGGGCCTTACTCCGCTGATCGGTGTGGGCTTCTTTGTCGCGCTTGTGCAGGTTTACATGCGACCGCCGCGGGTTTCGGAATTTGAAACGGTGTCCGTAGATATTTGGAAAGTTTCCCGCTGGTGGCGCAACCGTGTGACCCGTGTGATTCTTTGTTTTTTGCTTCCGGGATTCCCGGCGATCATCGGCAAAATCATTGCACTCGTTGGAATTTATAAAGCATTTTAA
- a CDS encoding cell division protein ZapA — MNEEKMDEKEPALRTVRVEIGTDRFQIQTDLTDAELSAIVTYVTKKMQAYVSSDARMDMRKQLLLMAMDITSELFDMKRRHARYKDYYLESQKVAQVLSSMLDDELAKIDPMSDMTKK; from the coding sequence ATGAATGAGGAAAAGATGGACGAGAAGGAACCTGCCTTACGCACTGTCCGAGTTGAAATTGGTACGGACCGATTCCAAATTCAGACAGACTTGACCGATGCTGAACTCTCTGCGATAGTCACCTATGTGACGAAAAAGATGCAGGCCTATGTAAGTTCGGACGCCCGCATGGATATGCGAAAGCAGCTCTTGCTGATGGCGATGGATATCACGTCGGAACTTTTCGACATGAAACGCCGTCACGCGAGATACAAAGATTATTACCTCGAAAGCCAAAAAGTGGCCCAGGTATTGTCTTCCATGTTGGACGATGAACTTGCAAAAATCGATCCAATGTCCGATATGACAAAGAAATGA